A window of the Gossypium hirsutum isolate 1008001.06 chromosome A05, Gossypium_hirsutum_v2.1, whole genome shotgun sequence genome harbors these coding sequences:
- the LOC107957927 gene encoding protein IQ-DOMAIN 32 isoform X2 — protein sequence MGKSTSCFKIITCGGDFAENNDVIHVPEPEIKKSNDKKGWSFRKRSERHRVLSNTVIQEATSGLKESPESAGFNFQQPDASIIPEETSTIEYSEEKPQALTPKEHIEEESKCVASKGYPEKKSQLLIPEGSKVPEPVASTTNEAEDDANLDESVVVIIQTAIRGFLAHKELGKLKNLVKLQAAVRGHLVRRHALGTLRCIQAIVKMQVLVRARLSQEGSYDEKKRDGKHCGENQSLERSAIKQNATYTSIENLLSNRFARKLMDSTQKTKPIHIKCDPSKPNSAWSWLERWMSVSLSKRPSTTELSIEQPEREKSDNCDFQVTTTVPESFPESNEPKLYVRETLVSSESEENLIAHDAANSKFEACQTTSSTVMDDLEQPQIDNSTSDIKEGEENLIIYNATDFKFEACQPTSSLMDDLEKPQIDNSKSDIKEGEENRITYDTADFKFEACQPTSSSLMDDLEQPQIDNSASDLKQTSQETNSQDQMMQREAHSETEVSFLSSKPEIESEQPKRITKRFASEQLETEAKKFVFKSRKGSNPAFIAAQTKFEELSSTAYSSRSVDSSHQDVGVESNLDTVSSGADTSGSKEPSIMENAVLNNRRDQYGDSECGTAVSITSTLDSPDKSEVGTIEYEHGAKVSELENCSSNSINDLDVKENHASAITMPDSSLSIAEQPKKLDDAKGESVSLIVADSPQIGQEPLEGTSDLQRELDSETGNQAYRLSPEASPGSQMIVPASQGTPSSEVSVKAKKKRTDKSSQKRKSLSADKSSPSTPAHDSGARSSTEQLPKAQKNGKIRNSLASTRPENIDDEPRDSDNSTSLPHFMQATESARAKVNANNSPRSSPDVQDRDIYIKKRHSLPAANGRQGSPRITRSVAKAQQGAKENGSTNPIHEKWQR from the exons ATGGGAAAATCCACTTCCTGTTTCAAAATCATCACTTGCGGCGGAGATTTTGCTGAGAACAACGACGTTATTCATGTTCCTGAGCCTGag ATTAAGAAATCAAATGACAAAAAGGGATGGAGTTTTAGAAAGAGATCTGAACGGCATCGGGTGCTTAGCAACACTGTTATACAAGAAGCTACTTCTGGACTTAAGGAAAGCCCGGAATCTGCCGGTTTTAATTTTCAACAGCCTGATGCATCCATTATTCCTGAAGAAACCTCCACCATTGAATACAGTGAAGAGAAACCTCAGGCGCTGACACCAAAGGAGCACATTGAAGAAGAATCTAAGTGTGTGGCATCAAAAGGATACCCTGAAAAAAAATCTCAGTTGTTGATTCCAGAGGGCTCAAAAGTTCCTGAACCCGTTGCCAGCACAACAAATGAGGCTGAAGATGATGCCAACCTGGATGAATCTGTTGTTGTCATCATCCAGACAGCTATCAGAGGGTTTTTG GCACATAAAGAGCTAGGAAAGCTTAAGAATTTAGTAAAGCTGCAAGCTGCCGTACGTGGGCACTTGGTCCGAAGGCATGCTCTGGGGACCTTACGGTGCATTCAAGCCATTGTCAAAATGCAAGTTCTTGTTCGTGCTCGTCTCTCTCAAGAAGGGTCTTATGATGAAAAGAAGCGGGATGGCAAGCACTGCGGCGAGAATCAAAGTTTG GAAAGGTCAGCAATAAAACAAAATGCGACTTACACTTCTATAGAGAACCTGCTTAGCAATAGGTTTGCTCGTAAG CTGATGGATTCAACCCAAAAGACCAAACCTATCCACATCAAGTGCGATCCATCAAAACCAAACTCTGCTTGGAGCTGGTTGGAGAGGTGGATGTCTGTGTCATTGTCTAAAAGGCCATCGACAACAGAGTTATCCATAGAACAACCAGAAAGAGAGAAAAGTGACAATTGTGACTTTCAAGTTACTACTACAGTTCCTGAATCGTTTCCTGAGTCAAATGAGCCAAAGTTATATGTAAGGGAGACATTGGTTTCATCAGAGAGTGAAGAGAATTTGATCGCCCATGATGCAGCCAACTCTAAGTTCGAGGCATGCCAGACAACTTCCTCTACAGTAATGGATGATTTGGAGCAACCTCAGATTGACAACAGTACATCTGACATAAAAGAGGGTGAAGAGAATCTGATTATCTACAATGCAACTGACTTTAAGTTCGAGGCTTGCCAGCCAACATCCTCTTTAATGGATGATTTGGAGAAACCTCAGATTGACAACAGTAAATCTGACATAAAAGAGGGTGAAGAGAATCGGATTACCTACGATACAGCCGACTTTAAGTTTGAGGCATGCCAGCCAACTTCCTCTTCATTAATGGATGATTTGGAGCAACCTCAGATTGACAACAGTGCGTCTGACCTAAAACAGACCTCTCAGGAGACAAACTCACAAGATCAAATGATGCAAAGAGAAGCACATTCTGAAACAGAGGTCAGTTTTCTTTCTAGCAAGCCAGAAATAGAGAGTGAGCAACCCAAACGTATTACAAAAAGATTTGCGTCTGAACAACTGGAAACAGAGGCAAAGAAATTTGTATTTAAATCTAGGAAGGGAAGTAATCCTGCATTTATTGCTGCACAAACAAAATTTGAGGAGTTGAGTTCAACAGCCTATTCAAGTAGATCAGTGGATTCATCCCACCAAGATGTTGGAGTTGAATCAAACTTGGATACTGTGTCATCTGGGGCAGATACGAGCGGGTCGAAAGAACCAAGCATCATGGAAAATGCAGTTCTCAATAATAGGAGGGATCAATACGGTGACTCTGAATGTGGGACTGCAGTTTCTATTACTTCCACTCTTGATTCACCTGATAAATCAGAAGTTGGAACCATAGAGTACGAACATGGAGCCAAAGTTTCTGAGCTAGAAAATTGCAGTTCTAACAGTATTAATGATTTGGATGTTAAAGAAAACCATGCCAGTGCAATCACAATGCCTGATTCTTCTCTATCTATTGCTGAGCAGCCCAAGAAACTTGATGATGCTAAAGGTGAATCTGTGAGTTTAATTGTTGCAGACTCCCCTCAAATAGGGCAGGAGCCACTGGAAGGCACATCTGATCTGCAGAGAGAACTTGATTCTGAGACTGGTAATCAAGCATACAGGTTATCCCCAGAAGCATCGCCTGGGAGCCAAATGATTGTACCAGCATCTCAAGGAACACCTTCTAGTGAGGTATCAGTGAAAGCTAAAAAGAAAAGAACGGACAAGAGCAGTCAAAAGCGCAAGTCCTTGTCTGCTGATAAGAGTTCTCCATCAACTCCAGCTCATGATAGTGGAGCAAGAAGTAGCACTGAACAATTGCCCAAAGCTcagaaaaatggaaaaatacgCAATTCTCTTGCTTCAACACGACCTGAGAACATAGATGACGAGCCAAGAGATAGTGACAACAGTACTTCTCTTCCCCATTTCATGCAAGCCACAGAATCTGCAAGAGCTAAGGTTAATGCAAATAACTCACCAAGATCAAGTCCAGATGTGCAAGACAGAGACATTTACATCAAGAAGAGACATTCCTTACCTGCTGCTAATGGGAGGCAGGGTTCTCCAAGAATCACGCGATCAGTGGCTAAAGCCCAGCAGGGTGCAAAAGAAAATGGTAGTACCAATCCTATTCATG AGAAATGGCAAAGGTGA
- the LOC107957927 gene encoding protein IQ-DOMAIN 32 isoform X1 translates to MGKSTSCFKIITCGGDFAENNDVIHVPEPEIKKSNDKKGWSFRKRSERHRVLSNTVIQEATSGLKESPESAGFNFQQPDASIIPEETSTIEYSEEKPQALTPKEHIEEESKCVASKGYPEKKSQLLIPEGSKVPEPVASTTNEAEDDANLDESVVVIIQTAIRGFLAHKELGKLKNLVKLQAAVRGHLVRRHALGTLRCIQAIVKMQVLVRARLSQEGSYDEKKRDGKHCGENQSLQERSAIKQNATYTSIENLLSNRFARKLMDSTQKTKPIHIKCDPSKPNSAWSWLERWMSVSLSKRPSTTELSIEQPEREKSDNCDFQVTTTVPESFPESNEPKLYVRETLVSSESEENLIAHDAANSKFEACQTTSSTVMDDLEQPQIDNSTSDIKEGEENLIIYNATDFKFEACQPTSSLMDDLEKPQIDNSKSDIKEGEENRITYDTADFKFEACQPTSSSLMDDLEQPQIDNSASDLKQTSQETNSQDQMMQREAHSETEVSFLSSKPEIESEQPKRITKRFASEQLETEAKKFVFKSRKGSNPAFIAAQTKFEELSSTAYSSRSVDSSHQDVGVESNLDTVSSGADTSGSKEPSIMENAVLNNRRDQYGDSECGTAVSITSTLDSPDKSEVGTIEYEHGAKVSELENCSSNSINDLDVKENHASAITMPDSSLSIAEQPKKLDDAKGESVSLIVADSPQIGQEPLEGTSDLQRELDSETGNQAYRLSPEASPGSQMIVPASQGTPSSEVSVKAKKKRTDKSSQKRKSLSADKSSPSTPAHDSGARSSTEQLPKAQKNGKIRNSLASTRPENIDDEPRDSDNSTSLPHFMQATESARAKVNANNSPRSSPDVQDRDIYIKKRHSLPAANGRQGSPRITRSVAKAQQGAKENGSTNPIHEKWQR, encoded by the exons ATGGGAAAATCCACTTCCTGTTTCAAAATCATCACTTGCGGCGGAGATTTTGCTGAGAACAACGACGTTATTCATGTTCCTGAGCCTGag ATTAAGAAATCAAATGACAAAAAGGGATGGAGTTTTAGAAAGAGATCTGAACGGCATCGGGTGCTTAGCAACACTGTTATACAAGAAGCTACTTCTGGACTTAAGGAAAGCCCGGAATCTGCCGGTTTTAATTTTCAACAGCCTGATGCATCCATTATTCCTGAAGAAACCTCCACCATTGAATACAGTGAAGAGAAACCTCAGGCGCTGACACCAAAGGAGCACATTGAAGAAGAATCTAAGTGTGTGGCATCAAAAGGATACCCTGAAAAAAAATCTCAGTTGTTGATTCCAGAGGGCTCAAAAGTTCCTGAACCCGTTGCCAGCACAACAAATGAGGCTGAAGATGATGCCAACCTGGATGAATCTGTTGTTGTCATCATCCAGACAGCTATCAGAGGGTTTTTG GCACATAAAGAGCTAGGAAAGCTTAAGAATTTAGTAAAGCTGCAAGCTGCCGTACGTGGGCACTTGGTCCGAAGGCATGCTCTGGGGACCTTACGGTGCATTCAAGCCATTGTCAAAATGCAAGTTCTTGTTCGTGCTCGTCTCTCTCAAGAAGGGTCTTATGATGAAAAGAAGCGGGATGGCAAGCACTGCGGCGAGAATCAAAGTTTG CAGGAAAGGTCAGCAATAAAACAAAATGCGACTTACACTTCTATAGAGAACCTGCTTAGCAATAGGTTTGCTCGTAAG CTGATGGATTCAACCCAAAAGACCAAACCTATCCACATCAAGTGCGATCCATCAAAACCAAACTCTGCTTGGAGCTGGTTGGAGAGGTGGATGTCTGTGTCATTGTCTAAAAGGCCATCGACAACAGAGTTATCCATAGAACAACCAGAAAGAGAGAAAAGTGACAATTGTGACTTTCAAGTTACTACTACAGTTCCTGAATCGTTTCCTGAGTCAAATGAGCCAAAGTTATATGTAAGGGAGACATTGGTTTCATCAGAGAGTGAAGAGAATTTGATCGCCCATGATGCAGCCAACTCTAAGTTCGAGGCATGCCAGACAACTTCCTCTACAGTAATGGATGATTTGGAGCAACCTCAGATTGACAACAGTACATCTGACATAAAAGAGGGTGAAGAGAATCTGATTATCTACAATGCAACTGACTTTAAGTTCGAGGCTTGCCAGCCAACATCCTCTTTAATGGATGATTTGGAGAAACCTCAGATTGACAACAGTAAATCTGACATAAAAGAGGGTGAAGAGAATCGGATTACCTACGATACAGCCGACTTTAAGTTTGAGGCATGCCAGCCAACTTCCTCTTCATTAATGGATGATTTGGAGCAACCTCAGATTGACAACAGTGCGTCTGACCTAAAACAGACCTCTCAGGAGACAAACTCACAAGATCAAATGATGCAAAGAGAAGCACATTCTGAAACAGAGGTCAGTTTTCTTTCTAGCAAGCCAGAAATAGAGAGTGAGCAACCCAAACGTATTACAAAAAGATTTGCGTCTGAACAACTGGAAACAGAGGCAAAGAAATTTGTATTTAAATCTAGGAAGGGAAGTAATCCTGCATTTATTGCTGCACAAACAAAATTTGAGGAGTTGAGTTCAACAGCCTATTCAAGTAGATCAGTGGATTCATCCCACCAAGATGTTGGAGTTGAATCAAACTTGGATACTGTGTCATCTGGGGCAGATACGAGCGGGTCGAAAGAACCAAGCATCATGGAAAATGCAGTTCTCAATAATAGGAGGGATCAATACGGTGACTCTGAATGTGGGACTGCAGTTTCTATTACTTCCACTCTTGATTCACCTGATAAATCAGAAGTTGGAACCATAGAGTACGAACATGGAGCCAAAGTTTCTGAGCTAGAAAATTGCAGTTCTAACAGTATTAATGATTTGGATGTTAAAGAAAACCATGCCAGTGCAATCACAATGCCTGATTCTTCTCTATCTATTGCTGAGCAGCCCAAGAAACTTGATGATGCTAAAGGTGAATCTGTGAGTTTAATTGTTGCAGACTCCCCTCAAATAGGGCAGGAGCCACTGGAAGGCACATCTGATCTGCAGAGAGAACTTGATTCTGAGACTGGTAATCAAGCATACAGGTTATCCCCAGAAGCATCGCCTGGGAGCCAAATGATTGTACCAGCATCTCAAGGAACACCTTCTAGTGAGGTATCAGTGAAAGCTAAAAAGAAAAGAACGGACAAGAGCAGTCAAAAGCGCAAGTCCTTGTCTGCTGATAAGAGTTCTCCATCAACTCCAGCTCATGATAGTGGAGCAAGAAGTAGCACTGAACAATTGCCCAAAGCTcagaaaaatggaaaaatacgCAATTCTCTTGCTTCAACACGACCTGAGAACATAGATGACGAGCCAAGAGATAGTGACAACAGTACTTCTCTTCCCCATTTCATGCAAGCCACAGAATCTGCAAGAGCTAAGGTTAATGCAAATAACTCACCAAGATCAAGTCCAGATGTGCAAGACAGAGACATTTACATCAAGAAGAGACATTCCTTACCTGCTGCTAATGGGAGGCAGGGTTCTCCAAGAATCACGCGATCAGTGGCTAAAGCCCAGCAGGGTGCAAAAGAAAATGGTAGTACCAATCCTATTCATG AGAAATGGCAAAGGTGA